CGCTGGACAACAAGGAGGCGGAGATCATCGTCGGCCAGAACGTGCCGTTCATCACCAGTCAGGCACAGAACACCACGAACCTCGCCAACATCATCAACACCGTCGAACGGAAGGACATCGGAATCACGCTACGGTTGACGCCGCACATCCACGAGAGCGAATACGTCAGCCTCGACATCTACCAGGAGTCCTCCGCCATCCTGGGGACCTCGATCCTGAACGTCAACCAGGTCGGACCCACGACAACGAAGCGTTCGGCCAAGACGAGCGTCCTCGTCCGGAACGATGACACCGTGGTGTTGGGCGGGATGATGCAGGACACCACCAGCGTCTCGGAATCGCAGATCCCCCTCCTGGGGGACATCCCGCTGCTCGGGAACCTGTTCAAGTTCAAGTCGGTCAGCCGCCAGAAGACCAATCTCCTGATCTTTCTGACGCCGCATATCATCAAGGAGACCCAGGACATGGCCCGGGTGACCACGGACCAGCAGAAGAAGATGGACGCGTTCATCGAAGAGAACAAGGAGGAGGTGGAAAAGATCCTCCCCGGGAAGCAGGCGAAGTAATCCCTTGAGCGAGCAGACCCGACAGGAAGCCGCGCAGGGCCTGGAGGCCCTCGCCCCGGAGGCCGAGCTCCTCGGGAAGATCCCCATCGGGTATGCCCGGAAGCACTTCCTTCTACCCTGCCGGGATGCCGGCGGGTCGCTGGTCCTCCTGTCCGGCAAGCAGGAAAGCTCGGAAGCGATCGACGAAATCCGGTTCCTCGCGGGGCCCCTACGCGTTCTCAACGCCCCGGAGGACGTGATCCTCAAGAAGATCGACTCCGCCTACGAGAAAATCCACGCCCCGGAGCGCGAGATCGTCGAGGGGCTCGGGGGCGAGTGGGACCTGGACGTGGAGGCGGCCATCGAGGAGACGAGGGATCTCCTGGAGACCCCCGACGAGGCGCCGGTCATCAAGTTCGTCCACTCCCTCCTCTTCCGCGCCATCAAGGAACGTTCCAGCGACATCCACGTGGAGCCCTACGAGAAGGAGCTCGTGGTCCGGAACCGCGTGGACGGCATCCTCTATCCGACCGTGACAGCCCCGCGGAAATGGCACGCACCGATCGTGTCGCGCATCAAGGTCATGGCTGGCCTGGACATCGCCGAGCGGAGGCTGCCGCAGGACGGCCGGATCAAGATCCGCCTGGGAGGGAACGAGATCGACATCCGCGTGTCGATCGTCCCGACCGCCTTCGGGGAGCGGGCCGTGCTGCGCCTCCTGGACCGTTCGAGCCTGGGGCTCGGCCTCTCGGATATCGGGATGTCCCCCGGCGATCTTTCCCTCTTCGAGCGTTTCCTTTCGCGGTCCAACGGCATCATCCTCGTGACGGGCCCCACCGGCTCCGGGAAGACCACCACTCTCTACGGCGCCTTGCGCCGCCTCGATTCGGGGACCAAGAACATCATCACCATCGAGGACCCGGTCGAATACCAGATCCAGGGGATCGGCCAGATCCAGGTCAACCCGAAGATCCACCTCAACTTCGCCAACGGCCTGCGGTCCATCCTCCGCCAGGACCCCGACATCATCATGGTGGGCGAGATCCGGGACGTCGAAACCGCAGAGATCGCCATCCAGGCGTCTCTTACCGGCCACCTCGTGCTGTCGACGCTGCACACCAACGACTCCGCCAGCGCGGTGACCCGCCTCGTGGACATGGGGATCGAGCCGTTCCTCGTAGCCTCCTCCCTCTCCTTGGTCATGGCGCAGCGACTGGTCCGGAAGCTGTGCCCCGCCTGCCGGGTCCCCTACACCCCGACCGCCGCGCAATGGGCCAACCTGGGGCTCTCCGCCGCCCCTCCCGGGCCGTTCTACGCCGCCAAGGGGTGCGCCAGCTGCATGAACACCGGCTACAAGGGGCGCGTGGGCCTCTTCGAGATCCTTCCCGCCGACGATCGTGTGCGGGCCCTGATCCTCACGCGTTCCGACGCGGACGGCATCAAGTCGTTCGCCGTATCCCGGGGAATGCGGACGATCCTGGCGGCCGGAGCGGAAAAGGCCTGCGCGGGAATCACCTCCGCGGAAGAGGTCCTGCGGGTTACGCAGGAAGATTGACGGATCTGACGGTGCCTATCTACCGCTATACGGCGATCACCAAGGCAGGCATCGAGCAGAAGGGGAGCCTCGACGCGGAAAATCTCCCAGCCGCCCGCAAGAAGCTCCACGCCGACGGGGTGTATCCTCTTGCGGTTACGGAAAGCCGGGAAGGCGATCGCCTCCTCCCCTCTTTTTCCCTCATGGGGAGCCAGGATTTTCTCCCCCTCCTGACGCGGCAGCTCTCCACCCTGGTGGGGGCGGGGGTACCGGTGGTGTCCGCACTTCAGGCCCTGGGCTCGCAGATGGACGACCCGGAGGTTCGCCGGATGATCGCCGACCTGCAGGAGGCGGTCCGCGAGGGGATGCCGTTCGGGAAGGCGATCGAGTCCCACCCCAAGATGTTCCCGGAGCTGTACGCCAGCATGGTGCGCGCCGGGGAGGAAGGCGGGATGCTGCCTCTCTCCCTCTCCCGCCTGGCCGACCACCTGGAGGAGCAGGCGCGGACGCGGAACCGCGTGCGGTCCGCCCTGACCTACCCGATCCTCATGGCCATCGTGGCCGCTGCGGTGGTCGTCTTTCTCCTGACGGTCGTCGTCCCGAAGATCGTCGGGGTGTTTTCCCACCTCGGGAAGGCGCTTCCCCTGCCCACCCGCATCCTGATCGCATTGACGAACGCGCTCACCGCAGGCTGGTGGGTGCTTCTCCTTCTCGTCGCGGGGGGCATCCTGCTGGGCCGGCGATATCTCGCTACCCCTCAGGGAAAGAGGTCCCTGGATTCCCTCCTGCTCCGCCTCCCGCTCACCGGCCGCATCTCCCACCTGTCGGCGCTCTCCCGTTTCTCCCGCACCCTCTCCACGCTCTTGGCGGGTGCAATCCCGGTCGACCGGGCGCTCCGCATCGTCGCCCCGGTGGTGGGGAACACGGTCATCGCGGAGCAGATCGGGGCGGCGGCGGACCGGGTCGTGGAGGGGGCCGCACTTTCCGAGGCCCTTCGGGTGCACGCAGAGATCCCCGCGACTCTTGTGCAAATGGTGGCCGTCGGCGAGGAGAGCGGAAAACTCGATTTCATCCTGTCGAAGATGGCGGACGCCATCGACGGGGAGATCGAAGCGAGGCTGTCCCGTGTGCTCTCGCTGCTCGAACCTCTGATCATCCTGTTCATGGGGA
The nucleotide sequence above comes from Deltaproteobacteria bacterium RBG_16_64_85. Encoded proteins:
- a CDS encoding type II secretion system protein GspE, with the translated sequence MSEQTRQEAAQGLEALAPEAELLGKIPIGYARKHFLLPCRDAGGSLVLLSGKQESSEAIDEIRFLAGPLRVLNAPEDVILKKIDSAYEKIHAPEREIVEGLGGEWDLDVEAAIEETRDLLETPDEAPVIKFVHSLLFRAIKERSSDIHVEPYEKELVVRNRVDGILYPTVTAPRKWHAPIVSRIKVMAGLDIAERRLPQDGRIKIRLGGNEIDIRVSIVPTAFGERAVLRLLDRSSLGLGLSDIGMSPGDLSLFERFLSRSNGIILVTGPTGSGKTTTLYGALRRLDSGTKNIITIEDPVEYQIQGIGQIQVNPKIHLNFANGLRSILRQDPDIIMVGEIRDVETAEIAIQASLTGHLVLSTLHTNDSASAVTRLVDMGIEPFLVASSLSLVMAQRLVRKLCPACRVPYTPTAAQWANLGLSAAPPGPFYAAKGCASCMNTGYKGRVGLFEILPADDRVRALILTRSDADGIKSFAVSRGMRTILAAGAEKACAGITSAEEVLRVTQED